The Pseudophaeobacter arcticus DSM 23566 genome includes a region encoding these proteins:
- a CDS encoding DUF3164 family protein codes for MTNAQNPTPETAFMPAKIPDGIVVVDGKNYRTNAKGSLVPVELVKAQDALQDETVRKMIGHGKALSEQIARFKAHTFNDIGAFEALLAQQYEAKIGGKKGNKTLFSYDGLYKVQVQIAEAFDFGPELQIAKELVDECLNEWAADSGPELRAIVTKAFNTDKEGQINRSEIFMLLNLDISDERWKRAMQAIRDAMRVVGSKTYVRFYERPSQTAAWEAITIDLSKA; via the coding sequence CCCAGAATCCGACTCCTGAAACGGCATTCATGCCCGCCAAGATCCCCGATGGGATTGTCGTAGTAGACGGCAAGAATTACCGTACCAACGCCAAAGGGTCTCTAGTGCCCGTTGAGCTGGTCAAAGCGCAAGACGCGCTCCAGGACGAAACCGTCCGCAAGATGATTGGCCATGGGAAGGCCTTGAGCGAGCAGATTGCCCGGTTCAAAGCCCATACCTTCAACGATATCGGCGCGTTTGAGGCACTACTAGCCCAGCAATACGAGGCCAAAATCGGTGGCAAGAAAGGCAACAAAACCCTGTTCAGCTATGACGGGTTGTACAAGGTCCAGGTGCAGATCGCTGAGGCCTTTGACTTTGGTCCCGAATTGCAGATCGCCAAAGAGCTGGTTGACGAGTGCCTGAACGAATGGGCAGCAGATTCCGGCCCAGAGCTGCGCGCCATCGTCACCAAAGCGTTCAACACCGACAAAGAAGGCCAGATCAACCGCTCTGAAATCTTCATGCTGCTGAACCTGGACATCTCTGATGAGCGCTGGAAACGGGCGATGCAGGCAATCCGCGACGCCATGCGCGTGGTCGGCTCCAAAACCTATGTTCGGTTTTATGAGCGCCCCTCCCAGACCGCAGCCTGGGAAGCCATCACCATTGATCTTTCAAAGGCATAG
- a CDS encoding helix-turn-helix domain-containing protein: MSGEFKPCLPGVLALIADNISVELAVRLAKQRGGREVYIAKNPAPGSSISKIVGQANAQKLYKLLGSGKMLVPAGNISGQTGRRQRIAMLLDQGLSHSRIAAEVDVHVRTVERVSAELRSPREQRQSDLFL; this comes from the coding sequence ATGAGTGGTGAGTTTAAGCCATGTCTCCCCGGTGTTCTGGCCCTGATCGCTGATAACATCAGCGTTGAGCTCGCTGTGCGCCTTGCCAAGCAGCGTGGCGGGCGCGAAGTCTATATCGCCAAGAACCCTGCCCCCGGCAGCTCCATTTCTAAAATCGTCGGGCAAGCCAATGCACAAAAGCTCTACAAACTGCTGGGCAGCGGCAAGATGCTGGTGCCTGCCGGAAACATCAGCGGACAAACCGGACGCCGCCAGCGGATCGCCATGCTCCTGGACCAGGGCCTGAGCCATTCGCGTATTGCAGCCGAAGTGGACGTCCACGTCCGGACAGTGGAACGCGTATCCGCCGAGCTGCGCTCCCCTAGGGAACAGCGGCAATCCGATCTGTTCCTATAA
- a CDS encoding helix-turn-helix domain-containing protein: MTDTQTKPNLLTCDEMIDLGMNVPEMLEDLEDHLGPEAVWKLTSLFGGIEAYIPHPHKKAQSLAAQQLGDPITDWIYKTYGAGRINIPMGPQSSRAVKMAAFRVALLSGKSQRIIAQSLGCSIRTVERAKRELVDAGFL; this comes from the coding sequence ATGACAGATACACAAACAAAACCAAACCTCCTCACCTGTGACGAAATGATCGATCTCGGGATGAACGTACCAGAAATGCTGGAAGACCTGGAAGACCACCTTGGTCCGGAGGCCGTCTGGAAACTGACAAGCCTTTTTGGCGGTATTGAGGCCTACATCCCTCACCCGCATAAGAAGGCGCAATCACTTGCAGCCCAGCAACTTGGTGATCCAATCACTGATTGGATCTACAAAACCTATGGCGCAGGCCGGATCAACATCCCAATGGGGCCACAATCAAGCCGGGCAGTGAAAATGGCAGCGTTTCGGGTGGCCCTGCTCAGCGGCAAATCGCAACGGATCATCGCTCAGTCTCTCGGCTGCAGCATTCGCACCGTTGAGCGCGCCAAGCGCGAGCTGGTAGACGCTGGGTTTTTGTAA
- a CDS encoding HEPN domain-containing protein, with the protein MTYSLNSWCARLAPSLGHLAKVQEPFLEAYWKASSYPPRLSFNGKDETPFPKDDLAHLYDLARSATRSIEKKYYKPLREALDPVRGILRSHPTLARALGTRIGNDEFHVKILNGTSLTWLTQIVAGLLERAHAHGDGGFEKAANELGSVLDLSSTTLEIDVPNGLGLGYDLLLFHGPEIRNEFEIQEGLIVKPAAVLSDYLDREWIRDFVPEEMDRRDWRQIGAVVRPFHWRPVFRRKTDYREERPSWPPRFEDDALTFLEILSIANQTPILPFMLMHGCVHRSAHSLLGLAHSQGGSQPIRQVGRRHDPFRAPPQLQNSSINLAKQAYIKRRDEEFERLAPIIHRLSEALARLGRFGANDQILDISQSLELMFRPKGGRISQKLQDGMAELLGVDETHKDDIRAAIKQFYDVRSAIVHGATDARRKRNLEDRQRAFISGLNLTQQALFKMLLSDAGARD; encoded by the coding sequence ATGACATACTCATTGAATTCATGGTGCGCCCGCCTGGCGCCATCACTGGGCCATCTCGCCAAAGTTCAAGAACCATTTCTTGAAGCATATTGGAAGGCGAGTTCTTACCCGCCCCGCCTGTCATTCAACGGCAAAGATGAAACGCCCTTTCCAAAGGATGATTTGGCCCATCTCTATGATCTCGCGCGCTCTGCAACACGATCTATTGAGAAGAAATACTACAAGCCGCTTCGCGAAGCGCTTGACCCGGTAAGAGGTATCCTGAGGTCACACCCAACACTCGCCAGGGCGCTTGGGACGCGTATCGGAAATGACGAATTTCACGTCAAAATTTTGAACGGGACATCGCTCACCTGGCTGACACAGATCGTGGCCGGTCTACTGGAGCGCGCCCATGCCCATGGCGACGGCGGGTTTGAAAAAGCTGCGAACGAACTTGGATCGGTCCTTGACCTGAGTTCGACGACCTTAGAAATCGATGTTCCAAACGGGCTCGGTCTGGGCTACGATCTACTGCTCTTCCATGGTCCCGAAATTCGCAACGAATTTGAGATTCAGGAGGGTTTAATCGTCAAACCTGCTGCCGTCCTCTCTGATTATCTGGATCGCGAATGGATCCGGGATTTTGTGCCAGAAGAGATGGATCGACGTGATTGGCGGCAGATTGGCGCTGTGGTGCGGCCGTTCCACTGGCGACCGGTGTTTCGGAGGAAGACTGACTATCGGGAGGAGCGGCCCAGTTGGCCGCCAAGATTTGAGGATGACGCTCTCACGTTTCTGGAAATCCTGTCCATTGCGAACCAAACGCCGATCTTACCTTTCATGTTGATGCACGGGTGTGTGCATCGATCCGCACATAGCTTGTTGGGCTTGGCTCACAGTCAAGGTGGTTCCCAACCGATCCGTCAAGTCGGACGTCGGCACGACCCTTTTCGAGCCCCTCCACAGCTTCAGAACAGCTCGATCAATCTGGCCAAACAAGCCTATATCAAACGAAGAGACGAGGAATTTGAACGCCTTGCGCCAATCATTCATCGGCTCTCAGAAGCTCTGGCGCGTTTGGGGCGTTTTGGTGCCAACGATCAAATTCTGGACATTTCGCAATCGTTGGAATTGATGTTTAGGCCTAAAGGCGGTCGGATCAGCCAAAAACTCCAAGATGGGATGGCTGAATTGCTGGGTGTCGATGAAACACATAAGGACGACATACGAGCTGCAATCAAGCAGTTCTATGACGTTCGCTCGGCGATCGTGCATGGCGCAACCGACGCGAGGCGCAAACGCAATTTGGAAGACCGCCAAAGGGCATTTATCAGCGGCCTCAATCTGACCCAGCAGGCGCTCTTCAAGATGCTTCTGAGTGATGCCGGAGCCCGTGACTAA
- a CDS encoding gp16 family protein, giving the protein MSRALQRKIHVGCKELGLDSDARKALQLVVTGKASMTDMTEADLNAVLKRLKQDGFKASAGAKKHAKASRPDLRLIHVLWRKLGEAGELRDASRAGLNKFIRARFEKTWHNVPADVDMMRDHAEIDQVIQALKSWGKRVDIDFDWSDHRR; this is encoded by the coding sequence ATGAGCCGCGCCCTGCAACGCAAGATCCACGTGGGCTGTAAGGAGCTAGGCCTGGACAGCGACGCCCGCAAAGCGCTGCAGCTTGTCGTCACCGGTAAGGCTTCCATGACGGACATGACAGAGGCCGATTTAAACGCAGTTTTAAAGCGCCTTAAACAGGACGGCTTCAAAGCCAGCGCCGGTGCGAAGAAACACGCCAAAGCCTCTCGTCCGGATCTGCGCCTGATTCATGTTCTTTGGCGCAAGCTTGGCGAGGCTGGTGAACTGCGCGATGCAAGCCGCGCCGGTCTGAACAAGTTCATCCGCGCCCGGTTTGAAAAGACCTGGCACAACGTGCCCGCTGATGTGGACATGATGCGAGACCACGCCGAGATCGACCAGGTCATTCAGGCCCTCAAAAGCTGGGGCAAGCGCGTCGATATCGACTTTGACTGGTCGGATCATCGCAGATGA